From candidate division WOR-3 bacterium:
ATTTCTGAAGACGATTTTGACCCTGAAAAAGCCCGTTACCATAAGATTATTATCATGACCGATGCTGATGTTGATGGTTCGCATATTCGGACATTGCTTTTAACCTTTTTCTATCGATTTATGCGTCCCTTAATTGAAGCCGGTTATATCTATATTGCCCAACCGCCACTATATCGGTTCAAAACTCAAAAACAAGAAACCTATCTTTATTCGGATGAAGAATTAGAGAGTATGATTAAAAAGGCAAAAGGCGAAAAATACGACATCCAAAGATATAAAGGTCTTGGTGAGATGAATCCAGAACAACTCTGGCAGACCACAATGAATCCCGAACAAAGGGTGCTGAAACAGGTCACCTTAGAAGATGCTGCAGAAGCCGACCGATTATTCTCAATTTTGATGGGAGAAGTCGTTGAACCCCGACGCCAATTCATTGAAGCCAATGCGAAGTATGTAGAGAATTTAGATGTCTAATGATGTAAGCCACTTGATGTTTGTTACAACACCCCATCCAATCAATAACCCCAAAGATTTCGCAGGATTTTTGCTTATCGCCGAAAAATTTTTATGAATAGCAACCTTTTAAGAAAGGTGACTGCAGAATTTAATCGTTATCGCTATCCTGAATGTAAAGCCCAAACTTTATTTAATAAAGGGAATATACTCAAAATTAGATTTTCCGGAACTAAATCGAACTCTGCCTGCTGTTTTGATGAAAATTTTCAAGACTTTATTTATTATCTTAAAGATATTGCCAATTACCAAGTTAAAATAATCGGTGTTGTAAGAACTAAAAATAATAATTTTATTGTAACCTATCAGCAAGAAAAATGAGAAAGATGAAGACTCAAGATACTAATTTTATGCTTACTTACCAGAAACAAAATTGAGAAGAATGAAGACTCAAGACATTAATTTTATGGTAACTTATCAGACGCAAAAAATGAAAAAAAAGAAGACTCAAGATACTAATTTTATTACAACTTATCAGAAGTAAAAATGAGAAAAATAAAGACTCAAAACAGTAATTTTATGGTAACATATCAGCAACAAAAATGAGAAAAATAAAGAGACCAGACACTAATTTTATTGTAAATTACAGGAGGACAAAATGAGAAAAATGACAGAAAAAGCATTGTCCGAAGCATTTGCTGGTGAGTCAATGGCACATATGAAATATCTAATCTTTGCCGAGATTGCAGAAAAAGAAGGGTTTCCCAATGTCGGCCGACTGTTTAAGGCAATTGCTTTTGCTGAATTCGCTCATGCCCGAAATCATGCCAGAAATTTAGGATATATCAAGCAAACTGAAGGTAATTTAGAAACCGGAATTCAAGGTGAAAATTTTGAAGTTGAAGAAATGTATCCGAGTTATCTGGCAACCGCTGTTTTACAGAATGAAAAAGGCGCCGAACTGGCAATTAACTATGCCTTAGCCGCTGAAAAGATTCATAGTCAACTCTATCAGCAAGCAAAAGAATCCGTACAAAAAGGCCAAGACCTAAAAATTGAAGATATCTATATCTGTCCGATTTGCGGTTATACCCATATTGGCTCACCACCAGAAAAATGTCCGGTATGTAATGCAACTAAAGATAAATTTAGCAAGTTTTAGATTGTAAAATAATATAAGACATAAATAAAAAAAGTAAGCGAATTTTTAGATACAAATTAAGTTAGGAGGCATAATGGTAAGTATTGTAATGGGAAGTAAATCGGATTTGCCGATTATGGAAGAAACCGCTAAGAAACTAAAAGAACTGGGAATTGATTACGAGATAAAAATTATGTCTGCACATCGCAATCCGGAAACCGTGCGTAAATTTGCCCAGTCCGTAGAAAAAGGAAAGACCGAAGTCGTTATTGCTGGTGCTGGCGGTGCTGCGGCATTACCGGGAGTTATTGCGGCTTACACAAAAAAACCCGTTATCGGCGTACCAATAAAATCGGAATTAAATGGACTTGACTCCTTGCTCTCAATCGCCCAAATGCCAAAAGGAGTTCCCGTGGCAACAATGGCAATTGGCATTGCCGGCGCAGTCAATGCTGCCATCTTTGCTGCCGAGATACTGGCATTAAAATATCCAAAAATCAAAACCAAATTGGCAGAATTTAAGAGGAGTTTGAATGCTCAAAAATAAAAAGATTGCAATTTTACTAATATTATGGTTAATAATTGTTGTTGAGGCTAAGGAGGTAAGAATGAAATTACCCAAGCCCCGTTTTTCAGGTTCAGTCAGTGTTGAAGAGGCTATGCTCAAACGAAGGTCAATTCGAAGTTATAAAGACGAAGCCTTGACCTTAGAAGAAGTATCGCAATTATTATGGTCAGCCCAAGGCAAAACTGCTGACTGGGGTGGAAGAACAGTGCCTTCTGCCGGCGCAACTTATCCTTTAGAAATTTATTTAGTTGTCGGTAAAGTTAAAGGACTTGAAGTCGGTGTTTATCGTTATCTTAGCGAGAGCCACGAATTAGAAAAAATAGGCAATAAAGATGTGCGAAAAGAATTAACAAGCGCTGCCTTAGGCCAAGAATATATTAATAACGCACCAATATCTATTGTTATTTCCGCTAAATATGAACGAACCACGAAACGATACGGCGAGCGCGGAATTCGGTATGTTGATAATGAAGTAGGCCATTGTGGACAAAATATCCATCTCCAATGTGAAGCATTAGATTTAGGCACAGTGGTGATTGGTGCTTTTCGCGATGAGCAGGTTAAGAAAGTATTAGGCATAAAAGAAGAACCACGTTACATTATGCCTGTAGGTAAAAAGAGATAATACAATGAACTTAATTCTACTTTTCCCAAATAAAACTCATTAAAAGAAGAACAATGCAATATATGCCCGTAGTAGAAGAGATAATACAATGAATTTAATTCTACTTTTCCTAAATAAAACTTTTAAAAGAAGAACCATGCGACATTATACCAGTTGGTAAAAAGAGATGATGAGAATAATTATCAGTATAATCGCTAACAATTACGAGTCGAGAAATAATTTAATGTTGTATATCAAAGGAGTTAACATATGATTATAAATACCGATTTTCCTGACCTTAAATTATATAAAAGGGGTAAAGTCCGCGATGTCTATGACCTTGACGATAAATTACTGATTATTGCTACTGACCGCATTTCAGCGTTTGATGTTGTCTTAAACGATGGCATTCCCAATAAAGGAATTGTCCTAAATGAACTTTCCTGCTTTTGGTTTAATTTTACCAAAGATATTGTCAAAAATCACTTGATCACAAATGAAGTTAATGTATATCCCTTAGAACTTAAAAAATATGCTGACATTTTAAGACAGCGCTCAATGTTGGTAAAAAAGACCAAACCGTTACCTGTAGAATGTATTGTGCGCGGATATATTTCTGGTTCTGCTTGGAAAGAATACCTAAAAACCGGCTCCGTTAGTGGTATAAGATTACCCCAAGGCTTAAAAGAATCAGAAAAATTACCCGAACCAATTTTTACCCCTTCAACTAAAGCCGAAACTGGCCACGATGAGAATATTACTGAAAAGCAAATGATAGATATAATTGGTAAAGAACTTACTAATAAAATTAAAGATGTCTGTTTAGAAATTTATCAAAAAGCATCTCACTATGCTGAATCCAAAGGCATTATCATTGCGGATACAAAGATGGAATTCGGTCTTTTTGATGAAGAGATTACTCTAATTGATGAGTTATTAACACCGGACTCTTCACGATTTTGGGATATGCAAGAATACCAGCCAGGCAAAAGTCAAAATAGTTTTGATAAACAGTTCATTCGAGATTATTTAGAAAGCATTAATTGGGACAAAAGACCACCAGCACCCAAATTACCTGATGATGTAATTGCCAAGACTCAAGAAAAATACCAGATTGCTTATAAGCGGATTATAGGAAAATAGCAAAATTAATAAATTTTATCGACCATTGGTCCAAAATCGGAAGGGTGCAATAAGGTTGTATTGCACAAAAATAACCCCACTTAGAAATAAGAAAATAATATTTAACCAAATAGACTTTAGTTCTTAAAGCCCGAAATGTTTTAGAACATTCAATTTTTAATCAAGAATAATAAAATAAAATTTAACCGGATAGACTATCGGAAAAAGCACCACTGTACATCAAAATATAGACAAAAAGACTAATTAAATACTATTTTTTTATATTTTAATATTTAAATTTTAATCTTTATATATTCCCACTCGGCCAATGCTATGATAGATAAAACCCATTTCTCGCATCTTCTGTAGTTCAAAGATATTTCGACCATCAAAGATAATTGGTCTTTTTAATAGTTGTTTAATTTTCTTTAAATCTAAATTTCGGAATTCCTGCCATTCAGTCAAAATTACTAAACAATCACTATCTTTTGCCACTTCATAAGGATTATTACAATATTGGATATCAGGAAGAGTCTTTTTTGCTTGCG
This genomic window contains:
- a CDS encoding rubrerythrin family protein, which translates into the protein MRKMTEKALSEAFAGESMAHMKYLIFAEIAEKEGFPNVGRLFKAIAFAEFAHARNHARNLGYIKQTEGNLETGIQGENFEVEEMYPSYLATAVLQNEKGAELAINYALAAEKIHSQLYQQAKESVQKGQDLKIEDIYICPICGYTHIGSPPEKCPVCNATKDKFSKF
- the purE gene encoding 5-(carboxyamino)imidazole ribonucleotide mutase, producing the protein MVSIVMGSKSDLPIMEETAKKLKELGIDYEIKIMSAHRNPETVRKFAQSVEKGKTEVVIAGAGGAAALPGVIAAYTKKPVIGVPIKSELNGLDSLLSIAQMPKGVPVATMAIGIAGAVNAAIFAAEILALKYPKIKTKLAEFKRSLNAQK
- a CDS encoding SagB/ThcOx family dehydrogenase, translating into MLKNKKIAILLILWLIIVVEAKEVRMKLPKPRFSGSVSVEEAMLKRRSIRSYKDEALTLEEVSQLLWSAQGKTADWGGRTVPSAGATYPLEIYLVVGKVKGLEVGVYRYLSESHELEKIGNKDVRKELTSAALGQEYINNAPISIVISAKYERTTKRYGERGIRYVDNEVGHCGQNIHLQCEALDLGTVVIGAFRDEQVKKVLGIKEEPRYIMPVGKKR
- a CDS encoding phosphoribosylaminoimidazolesuccinocarboxamide synthase; its protein translation is MIINTDFPDLKLYKRGKVRDVYDLDDKLLIIATDRISAFDVVLNDGIPNKGIVLNELSCFWFNFTKDIVKNHLITNEVNVYPLELKKYADILRQRSMLVKKTKPLPVECIVRGYISGSAWKEYLKTGSVSGIRLPQGLKESEKLPEPIFTPSTKAETGHDENITEKQMIDIIGKELTNKIKDVCLEIYQKASHYAESKGIIIADTKMEFGLFDEEITLIDELLTPDSSRFWDMQEYQPGKSQNSFDKQFIRDYLESINWDKRPPAPKLPDDVIAKTQEKYQIAYKRIIGK